Within the Deltaproteobacteria bacterium genome, the region GATTCCCCATTGACAGCCTTCCACCGATATGAGGCTATAAGATGTCAGGGTTCAACATTCAACTATTATGTTGAATGTTGAACCCTGACTTTAAAACAAAAGGATTTAAATCTTTGAACTACCCCAGATGGCTCAGGTATTATTATCTTCGGTTCATCCGGCTGAGGGGAGATCCCCATGAACTCGCCCTGGGCACGGCCCTCGGCATATTCGCCGGCCTGATGCCCATCATGCCTTTTCAGACAGCACTGTCGGTGACCCTTGCCCTCTTTTTCAAGGGGAGCAAGATAACGGCGGCCCTGGGGACCTGGGTCAGCAACCCCTTGAACTGGTACTTTCTCTACCATTACAGTTACAAGATCGGCACATTCTTGCTCGGGTTCTCCAGCGAAAACGCCATCCACTCTTCGCTAATGGCCGCCATTCGCAGGGGAGACGAACCCCTGGCGATCATTGGGAAAATGATCGAATCGGGAAGCGCCATAATGGCCTCCTTCTTAGCAGGCGGTCTCCTGATCGCCATCCTGGGAGCCACTCCTTCCTACTTTCTTTTTCTGTGGATCTTCAAACACGTCCACCAGTGGCGCCTAAAGAGAAGGACCTGAAAATTGAGAAGATCCAAAACCATTCGGAAGGGGAGAGCCTTTCACCCCAAGAAACGGCTTGCCCAGCATTTCCTGAGGGACGAGCACATCATCAAACAGATCCTCTCCTGTGCAGGGTTCTCCTCTTCCGACCACGTCCTGGAAGTGGGTCCGGGCCTGGGGGCACTGACCATTCCCCTGGCCCGGTCGGTCCGCAGGGTCATCGCGGTCGAGAAGGACCTGCAACTCGTAGAAATGCTCGAAAAGAGGCTCCTGGTAGCCGGAGTGACCAACGTCACCTTGATCCACCGGGATATCCTATCCTTCGATTTCGAAGAAACAGAGACACCTGAGACGAACAAAATCCAAGTGATTGGAAATCTGCCCTATAACATTTCCTCTCCCCTCCTGGAAAAGCTTGTCACCCACCGGGACCGCCTGGAGCAGGCCGTCCTCATGTTCCAGAAGGAATTCGCCGAGCGCCTGCTCTCCGATCCTGGAGGCAGGGAGTACGGGGCCATCACCGTGGTCACGCGGTATTTCTCCCGGATCTCTCCACTCCTGGAGGTCTCCAGGGAGGCCTTTCGTCCCCGCCCCAAGGTGGGTTCCATGGTGCTTAACCTGAACTTCTCGCTTCCTTATCCACGAAGGGCCCGAGATGAAAGATTTTTCAGGAGGCTCGTCAAGGGGGCCTTCGCCCAACGCCGCAAGACCCTGCTTAACGCCTTGAGCGCCGCCTTTCCGGAAAAAGACAGGTCGGGCATCTTGGAGGCCTTGGGCCGGTGCGGCATCGATCCCAGCCGCAGGGCCGAAACCCTGGATATCGAAGAATACCTCTCTCTGAGTGAAGCCATGGCAGCCCTTTCTTGACAAACTCCAGGCCCGGTGGTAAGGGGAGACCACTTGGTCACCGGCGGGCGATCCCGCTGAAAACCCCGGGACCAAGCGGGCGTTCGGGAGGGATTACACAAACCGGGAGACCGATACCCCATGCACCACTACATCGTAATTGAAGGTCCCCTTGGAGTAGGAAAGACGAGCCTGGCCGTCAAGCTTGCCGAGAGGCTCAATGCCCATACCCTTTTGGAAGACGTGGAGGAGAATCCCTTTTTGTTCAATTTCTACCAGGATCCGCAAAAATACGCCTTCCAGACCCAGATCTACTTCCTTCTGCGCCGCTACAAGCAAGCCCTTGATGCCGGCCAGATCGGCCTGTTCAAAAGGGCCACCGTTTCCGACTATCTTTTTGACAAGGACAGGATCTTCGCCCGGGCAAATCTGGACGACAACGAGTTCTGGCTCTATGAACAGCTCTTTCGGATCTTGAAGAAAAGGATTCCCCTTCCAGACCTGGTGATCTTTCTCCAGGCCAAAACCGAAGTGCTTTTGGAGAGGATAAAGGGAAGGAACAGGAAATACGAGAAGTCCATCGGCTTCAAATACCTTGATAAAATCAACCGGGCCTTTAATGACTTCTTCTTCCATTTTTCCGACTGCCCCCTGTTGGTGGTGAATGCTTCCGAGATCGACTTTGTTCATATCCCGGAGGACTTCGAAGACCTGGTGATCCAGGTGAAAAAAATGGAATCAGGCACCCGGTATTACGTGCCCATGAGTTCGAAAGACAAGGCCTGAGGAAACCGCTCATAGGCCGTCCAGGCCTTCACCAAGGAAGGGATTATATCCATGGAAGTCATTGAAACAGTTCAAGCGATGCATGCCAGGGCTGAAGCCCTACGTCTTTCCGGCAAGAGCATCGCCCTCGTACCGACCATGGGTTTTTTTCACGAGGGACACCTTGAACTCATGAGGGTAGGGAAGAGACATGCGGACGTTCTGGTGATCAGTATCTTTGTGAACCCGACCCAGTTTGGCCCCAGCGAGGACTACGAGACCTACCCGCGGGATACCGAGGGAGACCTCGCAAAGGCTGAATCCGTTGGGGTGGACATCGTCTTTCTGCCCAAGGTGGAGGAAATGTATCCCCAGGGGTACCAGACCACGGTAAGCGTCCGAGATCTCACCCGGCACCTTTGCGGGTTGTCGCGGCCTGGCCACTTCGACGGAGTGACCACCATCGTAGCCAAGCTCTTCCATGCCACGAAGCCCCATATCGCCATCTTCGGCCAGAAGGATTACCAGCAGCTCACAGTGGTCAGCCGGATGGTTCAGGACCTGAACATGGATATCAAGATCGTGGGTGTCCCAACGGTGAGGGAGCCCGACGGCCTCGCCATGAGTTCCCGGAACAGCTACCTGAGCCCCGAGGAAAGGAAGTCGGGCCTGTGCCTCAAGAAATCCCTGGATCTGGCCGATGAGCTCTTCAAAAAAGGAGAACGAAAAGCTGAAACCATCCGAAAGGAAATCGAAAAACTCATTCTCAGTCACCCCCACACCCGGATCGAGTACGTAACATTCTGTGACCCAACAAGCCTGGAGGAGTTGGAGATCCTGGAAGACGAAAGCCTGCTGGCCCTTGCCGTCAGGGTGGGGAACACCCGGCTCATCGACAACGCCGTGATCGGAAGATCCTGAGGAAAGAATTCCGATCGGACGGTGGCACACGGAGACCTTTGAAAAACGTTCAGTTTTGTCCAAGGTCAAGGAAGACGAAAATTTTAACCGCAGGAATACTTAAAGTATTTCGAGGATTAAACTTTGAGTCTGACGCAGAGATTGGGCAAAAGGGGACGTTTTTCAGAGGTGTCACACGGGTCGATTCAGAAATAGAAAGGAGAAAGGGACAACCATGTCAGCATCCAACTTTTTGTTTACATCCGAGAGCGTCACCGAAGGTCATCCCGACAAGGTGGCGGACCAGATCTCCGATCATGTCCTGGACGAAATGCTGAAGCAAGACCCCCAGGCCAGGGTAGCCTGCGAAACCCTGGTCACCACAGGAATGGCCATTGTGGCCGGGGAGATCACCACCTCCGCCTACGTGGACATCCCTGAAATCGTCAGGGAAACCATCCGGGACATCGGTTATCATAACTCTTCCATGGGTTTTGACTGGGAGACCTGTGCCGTGCTCACCACCATCGACAAGCAGTCCCCTGATATCGCTGTAGGCGTGAACGAGGGGGCCGGTCTCTTCAAGGAGCAAGGAGCCGGCGACCAGGGACTCATGTTCGGTTACGCCTGCACCGATACCCCGACCCTCATGCCCATGCCCATCTACCTCGCCCATGGGCTTACCCGGCGGCTCGCCCATGTCCGAAAGTCCGAGAAACTTCCCTGGCTCCGACCGGACGGGAAATCCCAGGTCACGGTCGAATACGCCCAGAAAAAACCCATCAGGGTCCATTCGGTGGTGATCGCCGCCCAGCACGAACCCGACGTGGACTATGACACCCTGCGGGAGGCCATCATCGAAGAAGTGGTAAAAAAGGTTATCCCCTCAGAGATGCTGGACCGGGACACCCAGTTCTTCATCAACACCACGGGCCGTTTCGTGGTGGGAGGCCCCATGGGGGACTGCGGACTTACGGGACGGAAAATCATCATGGACACTTACGGAGGATTCGGCTATCACGGCGGCGGAGCCTTCTCAGGCAAGGATCCCAGCAAGGTGGACCGCAGTTCCTCTTACATGTGCCGTTACATAGCCAAGAACATCGTGGCCGCCGGGCTCGCCTCCAAGTGTGAAATCCAGGTGGCCTATACTATCGGCAGGGCACAGCCTGTATCCGTGCTCGTGCGGGATTACGGGACCAGCGAGATCCCGAGCAGAGAACTTACCGAAATCGTGAAAAAAACCTTCGATCTAAGGCCAAGGGCCATTATCGAGCGCCTGGATCTTCAGCGCCCGATCTATCGAAAAACGACCAACTACGGGCACTTCGGACGGGAACTCCCGGAATTCACCTGGGAAAAGACGGATGCTGTGGACGAAATCAAGGGGGCCGTTAAATAGTGCCCGGGCGTCAATCGTAAAAAGAGAAGAAAGGAACGAATGAATGGAATATCATATCAAGGACATCGGCCTGGCAGAGAAAGGCCGCTTGAGGATCGAGTGGGCGGAGAAAAGCATGCCCGTCCTCCGGAAAATCCGTGAACGTTTCCAGGCCGAAAAGCCCCTGGAAGGAATCCGGCTCTCCGCCTGCCTTCACGTGACCACGGAAACAGCCGCCCTGGTCAAGACCCTTAATGCCGGCGGCGCGGACGTGGTCCTTTGCGCCTCCAACCCCCTCTCTACCCAGGACGACGTGGCCGCCTCCCTGGTAGCCGACAGCGGGATCCCCGTGTTCGCCATCAAGGGAGAAGACAACGCCACTTACTACGACCACATCCTTTCAGCCCTCAAGCACCGCCCCCACCTTACCATGGACGACGGGGCCGACTTGGTAAGCTGCCTTCATTTCATCGCCCTGGGCAAGTGGGACGAAATGGACCACGGGATCAGCGAGTGGGCCAGGGGCCTTTCGGATGATGAAAGGAAAGAACTGCTCTCCGCCGTGGTGGGGGGCACGGAAGAGACCACCACCGGTGTGATCCGGCTGAGAAGCATGGAGAAGGATGGAGTCCTCCAGTTCCCCATCGTAGCGGTGAACGACGCCGACACCAAGCACCTCTTCGATAACCGTTACGGAACGGGCCAGAGCACCATTGACGGCATCATCCGCGCCACCAACCGGCTCCTTGCCGGAAGCACCTTCGTGGTGAGCGGATATGGATGGTGCGGCAAGGGCGTGGCCGCCAAGGCGAAAGGTCATGGGGCCCACACAATCGTGTGCGAAGTGGATCCCCTGCGGGCCCTTGAGGCCGTAATGGACGGATTCAGGGTCATGCCCATTGCCCAGGCCGCCCCCATCGGGGATATCTTTTGCACACTTACCGGGGATATCAACGTAATCAGGAAAGAGCACTTCCAGACCATGAAGGACGGGGCTATTGTCTGTAATTCCGGCCACTTCGATGTGGAACTGGATCTTCCTGGGCTGGAGGAGATTTCCGTCTCCCGCCGGCAGATCCGGGAATTCACGGAGGAGTTCACCCTTAGTGACGGCCGCCGGATTTACGTCCTGGGTCAGGGACGGCTCATCAACCTGGCCGCAGCCGAGGGCCATCCTTCAAGCGTCATGGACATGAGTTTCGCGAACCAGGCCCTCTGCGCGGAGTACATGAAAGGGAAACACGGTACCCTGGAAAAGAAAGTATACCCGGTACCCCGCCCCATTGATGAAGAGATCGCCAGGCTCAAGCTTCTGTCCATGGGCGTTGAGATCGACACCCTCACACCCGAGCAGGAAAAGTACCTCTCCTCCTGGGAGATGGGCACCTGAAGCCGCTGAATCTCCTTAACCTTACATCCTGGCCGGCTGCCCGGTGGACGACAGCACACTGTTCCACAACCTGCCACCGGGCTCGATTCTTCTCCGCCTGGATACGGCCATCGCGATGGGGACGTGGGTGAACTCTCCCTTCCAGTAGCCTACGACCATATTGGTACGTCCTGCCATCCCGGCATGAACGGCGTTTTGGGCAAGCAGGAGGCAGAAGGCCGAGTCATGGGGATTGGCCGGCATGCTCCGGATGGTATAACTTGGATCGATGTATTTGAGAGTGATCTCCATGCCGGTCCTCTTGAAGTGGGTCAGGATCTTTTCCTTCAGAAACAGCCCAATATCCCCCAGCCGGGGATTGCCCGAGGCGTCCCGCTCCCCCGTGCTCGGCATGAGATCCTGCCCTGCTCCCTCACCCGCTACGATGACGGCGTGGCCCCGCCGTTTCAGTCTCTCCTCCAGTGCCCCAAGGAATCCCTCCAGCGTAAAGGGAATTTCGGGTACCAGGCAGAAATTTACGTCGTTGAAGGCCAGAGCTGCATAGGCTGCAATGAACCCTGACTCCCGGCCCATCAATTTCACCAGGCCGATCCCGTTCCTGGCCCCCGTGGCCTCGGAGTGGGCGGAGTATATGGCCGGGCCCGCTTTGGTTACCGCCGTCTCGAAGCCGAAGGACTGCTCCACATAAGAGATGTCGTTGTCGATGGTCTTGGGGATGCCTATCACGCCGATTTTTAGACCCCGCCGGCCGATTTCCTCGGAGATGGCCTGGGCCCCCCGGAGGGTTCCGTCCCCCCCGATGGCGAAAAGGAGGCCCACGTTCATGCGTTCGAGGGTGTCGACCATATCGGTTACGTCCTGTGGGCCGCGAGAGGATCCCAGTATCGTACCTCCCTTTTGGTGAATGTCCTTCACCTCTCCCGGGCTCAATTCCAGGGGGACGTGCCCGTATTTCGGCGAAAGTCCCTCGTACCCGTAACGGAAACCGAAAATCGTCTCAACGCCGTAATGGTAATACAGCGCCAGAACCAATGCCCGGATGACGTCGTTTAGTCCCGGGCAAAGCCCCCCGCAGGTGACGATCCCGCACTTGAGCTTCGAAGGATCAAAATAGATTTTCTCCCTCGGACCCGCCGTCTCGAAGGACGGCGGCCTGCTTCCCTGCTTCAGAAGGGCCTCGACCTTTCGGAGATCCGAGTGGTATAGAAGACGCTCAGCCTCGTCCACGAACCTCATTCCCCTGGCGGGAGATGGGATCCTGCATTCGCCCAGCCTCGATATCTCGAAGTTCAGGTCTTGATCTTCCATCTTC harbors:
- a CDS encoding pantoate--beta-alanine ligase, producing MEVIETVQAMHARAEALRLSGKSIALVPTMGFFHEGHLELMRVGKRHADVLVISIFVNPTQFGPSEDYETYPRDTEGDLAKAESVGVDIVFLPKVEEMYPQGYQTTVSVRDLTRHLCGLSRPGHFDGVTTIVAKLFHATKPHIAIFGQKDYQQLTVVSRMVQDLNMDIKIVGVPTVREPDGLAMSSRNSYLSPEERKSGLCLKKSLDLADELFKKGERKAETIRKEIEKLILSHPHTRIEYVTFCDPTSLEELEILEDESLLALAVRVGNTRLIDNAVIGRS
- the rsmA gene encoding ribosomal RNA small subunit methyltransferase A, coding for MRRSKTIRKGRAFHPKKRLAQHFLRDEHIIKQILSCAGFSSSDHVLEVGPGLGALTIPLARSVRRVIAVEKDLQLVEMLEKRLLVAGVTNVTLIHRDILSFDFEETETPETNKIQVIGNLPYNISSPLLEKLVTHRDRLEQAVLMFQKEFAERLLSDPGGREYGAITVVTRYFSRISPLLEVSREAFRPRPKVGSMVLNLNFSLPYPRRARDERFFRRLVKGAFAQRRKTLLNALSAAFPEKDRSGILEALGRCGIDPSRRAETLDIEEYLSLSEAMAALS
- the ahcY gene encoding adenosylhomocysteinase produces the protein MEYHIKDIGLAEKGRLRIEWAEKSMPVLRKIRERFQAEKPLEGIRLSACLHVTTETAALVKTLNAGGADVVLCASNPLSTQDDVAASLVADSGIPVFAIKGEDNATYYDHILSALKHRPHLTMDDGADLVSCLHFIALGKWDEMDHGISEWARGLSDDERKELLSAVVGGTEETTTGVIRLRSMEKDGVLQFPIVAVNDADTKHLFDNRYGTGQSTIDGIIRATNRLLAGSTFVVSGYGWCGKGVAAKAKGHGAHTIVCEVDPLRALEAVMDGFRVMPIAQAAPIGDIFCTLTGDINVIRKEHFQTMKDGAIVCNSGHFDVELDLPGLEEISVSRRQIREFTEEFTLSDGRRIYVLGQGRLINLAAAEGHPSSVMDMSFANQALCAEYMKGKHGTLEKKVYPVPRPIDEEIARLKLLSMGVEIDTLTPEQEKYLSSWEMGT
- a CDS encoding deoxynucleoside kinase, whose amino-acid sequence is MHHYIVIEGPLGVGKTSLAVKLAERLNAHTLLEDVEENPFLFNFYQDPQKYAFQTQIYFLLRRYKQALDAGQIGLFKRATVSDYLFDKDRIFARANLDDNEFWLYEQLFRILKKRIPLPDLVIFLQAKTEVLLERIKGRNRKYEKSIGFKYLDKINRAFNDFFFHFSDCPLLVVNASEIDFVHIPEDFEDLVIQVKKMESGTRYYVPMSSKDKA
- a CDS encoding methionine adenosyltransferase, with the protein product MSASNFLFTSESVTEGHPDKVADQISDHVLDEMLKQDPQARVACETLVTTGMAIVAGEITTSAYVDIPEIVRETIRDIGYHNSSMGFDWETCAVLTTIDKQSPDIAVGVNEGAGLFKEQGAGDQGLMFGYACTDTPTLMPMPIYLAHGLTRRLAHVRKSEKLPWLRPDGKSQVTVEYAQKKPIRVHSVVIAAQHEPDVDYDTLREAIIEEVVKKVIPSEMLDRDTQFFINTTGRFVVGGPMGDCGLTGRKIIMDTYGGFGYHGGGAFSGKDPSKVDRSSSYMCRYIAKNIVAAGLASKCEIQVAYTIGRAQPVSVLVRDYGTSEIPSRELTEIVKKTFDLRPRAIIERLDLQRPIYRKTTNYGHFGRELPEFTWEKTDAVDEIKGAVK
- a CDS encoding DUF2062 domain-containing protein; amino-acid sequence: MNYPRWLRYYYLRFIRLRGDPHELALGTALGIFAGLMPIMPFQTALSVTLALFFKGSKITAALGTWVSNPLNWYFLYHYSYKIGTFLLGFSSENAIHSSLMAAIRRGDEPLAIIGKMIESGSAIMASFLAGGLLIAILGATPSYFLFLWIFKHVHQWRLKRRT
- a CDS encoding ATP-dependent 6-phosphofructokinase → MEDQDLNFEISRLGECRIPSPARGMRFVDEAERLLYHSDLRKVEALLKQGSRPPSFETAGPREKIYFDPSKLKCGIVTCGGLCPGLNDVIRALVLALYYHYGVETIFGFRYGYEGLSPKYGHVPLELSPGEVKDIHQKGGTILGSSRGPQDVTDMVDTLERMNVGLLFAIGGDGTLRGAQAISEEIGRRGLKIGVIGIPKTIDNDISYVEQSFGFETAVTKAGPAIYSAHSEATGARNGIGLVKLMGRESGFIAAYAALAFNDVNFCLVPEIPFTLEGFLGALEERLKRRGHAVIVAGEGAGQDLMPSTGERDASGNPRLGDIGLFLKEKILTHFKRTGMEITLKYIDPSYTIRSMPANPHDSAFCLLLAQNAVHAGMAGRTNMVVGYWKGEFTHVPIAMAVSRRRRIEPGGRLWNSVLSSTGQPARM